Proteins encoded by one window of Candidatus Nitrosocosmicus hydrocola:
- a CDS encoding cation:proton antiporter encodes MAAESVFIHIVISLSILLFSAKIFAEIFQRIKQPVVLGELLAGIIVGPYALGGLPLFDGQPLVVLDETIKHIGELAAIVILFIAGLEITPREFLRGGAASFTIGSLGVIVPFSVGFIILTIYGLDSFEVLLIATALTATSIAISIQVLTELGKMQSKEARLILGAAIVDDILAIAILSVVVTMVQSGDTTPEIADVAFLILKILGLFAVLLIGAIFLIPRILHREKLWRSRGSIEGITTAIFFGIAGVAAYVGLSPIVGAFAAGMAVASTKLIKQVEEYAHKLQFIFAPLFFAIIGAQVDLRGVNIDVLIIAGIIISIAIFTKLIGCGLPSVIFLKDKTKSMRVGIGMVSRGEVGLIVAGVGVTTGTLSNDIYTSIIIMVAITTIITPIWLKKSYNKEISSMNKKV; translated from the coding sequence ATGGCTGCAGAATCTGTTTTTATTCACATAGTTATTTCGCTTTCAATACTCCTTTTTAGTGCAAAAATATTTGCAGAAATATTTCAGAGAATTAAACAGCCTGTTGTTCTGGGTGAACTGTTGGCTGGAATTATAGTAGGACCTTATGCATTAGGAGGCTTACCATTATTTGATGGTCAGCCCCTAGTAGTACTAGATGAAACTATCAAGCACATAGGCGAGCTTGCTGCTATCGTAATCTTATTTATAGCAGGTCTTGAAATCACTCCAAGAGAATTTCTTAGAGGAGGTGCAGCATCATTTACAATTGGATCATTAGGTGTCATTGTACCGTTCTCAGTAGGTTTCATTATACTTACAATCTATGGCTTAGATTCGTTTGAGGTATTACTGATTGCTACAGCATTGACGGCTACCAGCATAGCAATCTCTATTCAGGTTTTAACAGAACTTGGAAAAATGCAGTCCAAGGAGGCTCGACTCATACTTGGCGCAGCAATAGTAGACGACATACTTGCAATAGCAATATTATCTGTCGTTGTTACAATGGTTCAATCTGGAGATACTACACCTGAAATAGCAGATGTTGCCTTTCTAATATTAAAAATTCTAGGATTATTTGCTGTGCTATTAATTGGAGCAATTTTCCTTATTCCAAGAATACTTCATAGGGAGAAACTATGGCGTTCAAGAGGAAGTATAGAAGGGATTACGACAGCGATTTTCTTTGGTATAGCTGGTGTTGCAGCTTATGTTGGTTTGTCTCCTATAGTTGGTGCTTTTGCTGCAGGTATGGCTGTCGCTAGTACTAAACTAATAAAACAGGTAGAAGAGTATGCTCATAAGCTACAGTTTATTTTTGCACCTCTATTTTTTGCGATTATAGGTGCCCAGGTCGATCTGAGGGGCGTAAATATCGACGTATTAATAATTGCAGGCATAATCATATCAATAGCAATTTTTACAAAGCTAATAGGATGTGGACTACCCTCAGTGATCTTTCTCAAAGATAAAACAAAATCCATGAGAGTTGGAATAGGTATGGTGTCTCGAGGTGAGGTAGGACTCATAGTCGCTGGAGTTGGGGTAACGACAGGAACACTTTCTAATGACATTTATACTTCAATAATCATAATGGTGGCAATTACGACCATAATCACACCCATATGGCTAAAGAAATCTTACAATAAGGAAATATCTTCTATGAACAAGAAAGTGTGA